A stretch of the Clostridium fungisolvens genome encodes the following:
- a CDS encoding alpha/beta fold hydrolase, whose product MLNDINGEYLKINNSNLFYSLTGEGEPLVFIHGNFNDSRIWDYQIDDFSRNYKVIRYDLRGYGKSDTPISSFSHCEDLKELFDFLKIKDVTVIGSSSGGSVAVDFALQYPELVKALILVAPAINGYRYPVRIMYEAVKSIYLLKSKGFELSFQIKIKPSI is encoded by the coding sequence ATGTTGAACGATATTAATGGTGAATATTTAAAGATCAACAACTCAAATCTGTTTTATTCGTTAACAGGAGAAGGAGAACCATTGGTTTTTATTCATGGTAACTTTAATGATTCTCGAATTTGGGATTATCAAATAGATGATTTTAGCAGGAATTATAAAGTAATACGATATGACTTAAGGGGATATGGCAAATCGGACACCCCTATATCTTCTTTTTCGCATTGTGAAGATTTAAAAGAATTATTTGATTTTTTGAAAATTAAAGATGTTACAGTAATAGGGTCGTCTTCAGGAGGAAGTGTTGCAGTTGATTTTGCTCTTCAATATCCAGAATTAGTGAAGGCACTGATACTTGTAGCTCCAGCTATTAATGGATACCGTTATCCAGTAAGGATAATGTATGAGGCAGTGAAAAGTATTTATTTATTAAAATCAAAAGGATTCGAATTGTCCTTTCAGATAAAGATAAAGCCTTCAATATAA
- a CDS encoding ketopantoate reductase family protein yields MSIKQKRILVFGAGVVGSIYALRFAQSGLDVTLLARGKRMEELKKDGLLYNDKGTIKNILINTVEKLEDDDIYDFIFVPVRYDQAEAALSAIKNNKSKNIITLTNTMGYERWFEIVGERLIPGFPGAGGDLKDGILYAQFGSEKHQGTIFGEINGHITERVKELAKIFEAANLHYEIQENIKAFHISHTATAIVIKHFYTNDGMMDIETAKSESTLTKIATELKENLQKVEQAGIPVIPKETKSMGQVPEKDIIEMYRNMLSNNFTIDVLLGNHAISAKREIMMLDEMFHKQIP; encoded by the coding sequence ATGAGTATAAAACAAAAAAGAATTTTGGTATTTGGCGCTGGTGTAGTTGGTAGTATATACGCACTTAGATTTGCTCAATCTGGACTAGATGTAACATTGCTTGCTAGAGGAAAGAGAATGGAAGAACTTAAGAAGGACGGGCTACTATATAACGATAAGGGCACCATAAAAAATATATTAATTAACACAGTAGAGAAACTAGAAGATGACGATATCTATGATTTTATATTTGTTCCAGTGCGTTATGATCAGGCGGAAGCAGCATTGTCTGCAATTAAGAATAACAAGAGCAAAAATATTATTACCTTAACTAATACTATGGGATATGAACGTTGGTTTGAAATAGTTGGAGAGAGGTTGATTCCTGGATTTCCTGGTGCTGGTGGAGACCTTAAAGACGGTATCCTATATGCACAATTTGGTTCCGAAAAGCATCAAGGGACCATTTTTGGTGAAATAAATGGACATATAACTGAAAGAGTAAAAGAGCTAGCAAAGATATTTGAAGCAGCCAATCTACATTATGAAATACAAGAAAATATTAAGGCATTCCACATATCACATACTGCTACAGCCATAGTTATCAAACATTTTTATACAAATGATGGCATGATGGATATAGAAACAGCAAAGAGTGAAAGCACTTTAACAAAGATTGCTACAGAGCTAAAAGAAAACTTACAAAAGGTAGAGCAAGCAGGGATTCCAGTGATTCCAAAAGAAACTAAGTCTATGGGACAGGTGCCTGAGAAGGATATTATTGAGATGTATCGCAATATGCTGAGCAATAATTTTACCATTGATGTGTTGCTTGGAAATCATGCTATAAGCGCAAAAAGAGAAATAATGATGTTGGATGAGATGTTTCATAAACAGATACCTTAA
- a CDS encoding nitroreductase family protein: MSLITLNEEKCIKCGMCVKECPTNVIKMADNGPVEINPDACLACGHCVAVCPKEAIDNKKTPLSEQISIKDAPKLSAEEAETFIRSRRSIRSFKDKSVSREDLLKLVDIAHYAPTASNLQGVSFIIVDDKEAIKNAAKTCVNWLENHPVYSKAFSGMINQFNQTGVDTILRDTPSLILAISDKNFFKARENSILSLTYLELFAPSLGLGSCWAGVFECCALSDDSPILELFKVPEGKKITGAVMVGHPKHSFNRLTTRNNLDATFYEK, encoded by the coding sequence ATGAGTCTAATAACTTTAAATGAAGAGAAATGTATAAAATGTGGAATGTGTGTGAAGGAATGCCCTACAAACGTAATAAAAATGGCAGATAACGGTCCTGTGGAAATTAACCCAGATGCATGTTTAGCCTGCGGACATTGTGTAGCTGTTTGTCCAAAGGAAGCTATTGATAATAAAAAAACACCACTTTCAGAGCAAATTAGCATAAAAGATGCACCAAAGTTATCTGCAGAAGAAGCCGAAACCTTTATAAGGTCTCGTAGATCTATCCGAAGCTTTAAGGATAAAAGTGTATCTAGAGAGGATTTACTAAAGCTAGTTGATATCGCACACTACGCTCCAACTGCAAGTAATCTTCAAGGAGTGTCGTTTATAATTGTGGATGATAAAGAAGCAATAAAGAATGCTGCAAAGACTTGTGTTAACTGGCTTGAAAACCACCCTGTATACAGCAAAGCTTTTTCTGGAATGATAAATCAGTTTAATCAAACTGGCGTAGATACTATTTTGAGAGATACACCAAGCCTTATTTTAGCTATATCAGATAAAAACTTTTTTAAAGCAAGAGAAAACTCCATATTGTCTTTAACATACCTTGAACTGTTTGCCCCTTCACTTGGTCTTGGATCATGCTGGGCTGGAGTATTTGAATGTTGTGCCTTAAGTGATGATTCTCCTATCCTAGAACTCTTTAAGGTTCCAGAAGGAAAAAAGATTACTGGAGCTGTTATGGTAGGTCATCCTAAGCATTCATTTAATAGATTAACAACTAGAAACAACCTTGACGCAACTTTTTATGAAAAATAA
- a CDS encoding aminoglycoside adenylyltransferase domain-containing protein translates to MNDRIPTIIKSLLFEYESKLKNSFGNKIYGVYLYNSVALGAFDINKSDIDFITILNEEFTAKEIVRLKTIHKELNDKFKYAKRMEGMYITMDKIGKVNDDITPYVYFADNSLHDYGYYDINYVTWWTLKSNGIGINSPDINELKLDVEWTNIIDNMNYNLNKYWKGKMDKNLIFLTDYWIEFSVLTLCRILYTLENKNIISKTESAKYQMNNLPDSFRLIIQEALRIREGTSKNSLYPLRIKRLNEVKKFINYVIHYCNEKYNFLSA, encoded by the coding sequence ATGAATGATAGAATTCCAACAATTATAAAATCTTTATTATTTGAATATGAATCAAAACTAAAAAACTCATTTGGTAATAAAATATATGGAGTCTATCTATACAATTCCGTTGCCTTAGGTGCATTTGACATAAATAAAAGTGATATTGATTTTATAACTATATTAAATGAGGAATTTACTGCGAAAGAAATAGTTAGATTGAAAACTATCCATAAGGAACTAAATGACAAGTTTAAGTATGCTAAAAGAATGGAAGGAATGTATATTACTATGGACAAAATCGGTAAGGTTAATGATGATATAACTCCTTATGTATACTTTGCCGATAATAGCCTACATGACTATGGATACTATGATATTAACTATGTTACATGGTGGACCTTGAAGAGTAATGGGATTGGCATAAATAGTCCTGATATTAATGAATTGAAACTCGATGTTGAATGGACTAATATTATAGACAACATGAATTACAACTTAAATAAATACTGGAAAGGCAAAATGGATAAAAACCTTATTTTCCTTACAGACTATTGGATTGAATTTTCTGTTTTAACCTTATGCAGAATTTTATATACACTTGAAAATAAGAATATAATTTCTAAAACTGAATCAGCAAAATATCAGATGAATAATCTGCCGGATAGCTTTAGATTGATCATTCAAGAGGCTTTAAGAATAAGAGAGGGCACCTCGAAAAATTCATTATATCCATTAAGAATAAAAAGATTAAATGAAGTTAAAAAGTTTATCAATTATGTAATACATTATTGCAATGAGAAATATAATTTTCTTTCAGCTTAA
- a CDS encoding aldo/keto reductase, with product MKKRILGKGLEVSEMGLGCMGMTHGFGEASDEAKMIEVIRGAVEAGITMFDTAECYQNDDGTIFNETLVGKALKPYRDKVVIATKCGIKVVNGVQVLDARPEVIRASLEGSLRRLQTDYVDLYYLHRVDPNTEIEVVAETMKELMDEGKIRHWGLSEAGIETIKKAHAICPLTVVESEYSMIWREPENELLPLLEELGIGFIPFAPLGKGFLTATIDVNQIFAKNDTRSRQPRFRKESMEANQILVDLIKRIAVEKGATPAQIALAWVMAQKPFIVPIPGSRKLSRIEENIKAADIELNDVELSNIKEALDRLDLKADRWDPNSANAKRIGK from the coding sequence ATGAAAAAACGTATTTTAGGTAAAGGTTTAGAAGTATCAGAAATGGGACTTGGATGTATGGGAATGACCCATGGATTTGGTGAAGCTTCAGATGAGGCGAAAATGATTGAAGTTATTAGAGGTGCAGTGGAGGCTGGAATCACAATGTTTGATACAGCTGAATGCTATCAAAATGATGACGGAACTATCTTCAACGAAACATTAGTAGGTAAAGCGTTAAAACCATATCGTGATAAGGTAGTTATCGCAACAAAATGTGGTATCAAGGTTGTAAATGGAGTACAAGTGTTAGATGCTAGACCTGAAGTTATACGAGCTTCTTTAGAGGGCTCATTAAGGAGACTTCAGACAGATTATGTAGATTTATATTATTTGCATAGGGTAGATCCTAATACTGAAATTGAAGTAGTAGCAGAGACTATGAAGGAATTAATGGATGAAGGCAAGATTAGACACTGGGGACTTTCTGAGGCTGGAATTGAAACTATTAAAAAAGCTCATGCTATTTGTCCTTTAACTGTTGTGGAGAGTGAATACTCTATGATTTGGAGAGAACCTGAAAATGAACTGCTGCCTTTGCTTGAAGAGCTTGGAATTGGGTTTATACCATTTGCACCTCTTGGGAAGGGCTTCTTAACAGCTACTATTGATGTAAATCAGATCTTCGCAAAAAATGATACAAGAAGCAGACAACCACGTTTCAGAAAAGAAAGTATGGAAGCAAATCAGATATTAGTAGATTTGATTAAAAGAATTGCAGTGGAAAAAGGTGCTACACCAGCTCAGATTGCCTTAGCATGGGTAATGGCTCAAAAGCCATTCATAGTACCTATTCCAGGAAGCAGAAAACTAAGCAGAATTGAAGAAAACATAAAAGCTGCCGATATAGAGCTAAATGATGTGGAATTATCAAACATAAAAGAAGCTTTAGATAGGTTAGATTTAAAAGCAGATCGCTGGGATCCTAATTCAGCTAATGCAAAAAGAATTGGAAAATAG
- a CDS encoding glycoside hydrolase family 88 protein: MSELHWVEETFEKIIKKSEIVAGRNRENIPYSTVNGRFDDMAKSNFCWWTNGFWGGMMWQLYHATNNHLYREIAENNEKILDKNLMEAQGLDHDNGFKWLPTSVANYRLTGNEASKNRALLAANNMAGRFNPAGSFIRAWNDWGESKNTGLAIIDCMMNLPLLYWASKEISDPRFKQIAMLHADTAEKHFIRPDGSVNHIVEFNPETGEYVKSHGGQGYGEGSSWTRGQAWALYGFVLSYIHTKKEQYLDAALRVANYFIENIPDTGLIPVDFRQPKDCTYEDSTAAAIAACGLLEISKQVKEVDRIIYENAATKLIKALAEESCNWDENTDNILEKCTAAFHDKNHEFSIIYGDYFFIEAIWKLTGKELFIW, from the coding sequence ATGAGTGAGTTACATTGGGTAGAGGAGACTTTTGAGAAAATTATTAAAAAATCTGAAATTGTTGCAGGTCGTAATAGGGAGAACATACCTTATTCAACAGTTAACGGCAGATTTGACGACATGGCAAAAAGTAATTTCTGTTGGTGGACCAATGGTTTTTGGGGAGGCATGATGTGGCAGTTATATCATGCTACAAACAATCATTTGTACAGAGAAATTGCAGAGAATAATGAAAAAATATTGGATAAAAATCTTATGGAGGCACAAGGACTTGATCATGACAATGGATTTAAGTGGCTTCCTACTTCTGTTGCAAATTACAGATTGACAGGTAATGAGGCATCTAAAAATAGAGCACTGCTCGCGGCAAATAATATGGCTGGAAGATTCAATCCTGCTGGTTCCTTCATACGTGCTTGGAATGATTGGGGAGAAAGCAAAAATACAGGCCTCGCAATTATCGATTGTATGATGAACCTACCTTTACTTTACTGGGCATCAAAGGAAATAAGTGATCCACGTTTCAAGCAAATTGCCATGCTTCATGCAGATACAGCTGAAAAACACTTTATAAGACCAGATGGTTCAGTAAATCATATTGTTGAGTTTAATCCAGAAACCGGTGAATATGTTAAGTCCCATGGTGGCCAGGGATATGGAGAGGGATCTTCTTGGACTAGGGGACAGGCTTGGGCATTATATGGATTTGTTTTGAGTTATATTCATACTAAGAAAGAACAGTATTTAGATGCAGCTCTTAGGGTTGCAAATTACTTTATTGAAAATATACCAGATACAGGGCTGATACCTGTTGACTTTAGACAACCAAAGGATTGTACTTATGAAGACTCAACTGCAGCGGCTATTGCTGCCTGTGGATTATTAGAAATCTCAAAGCAGGTAAAGGAAGTTGATAGGATAATTTATGAGAATGCTGCTACTAAGCTAATAAAAGCTTTGGCAGAGGAAAGCTGCAACTGGGATGAGAACACTGATAATATCCTAGAAAAATGTACAGCTGCTTTTCATGATAAAAACCATGAATTTTCAATTATATATGGTGATTATTTTTTCATCGAAGCCATCTGGAAATTAACAGGTAAGGAACTTTTTATCTGGTAA
- a CDS encoding MarR family winged helix-turn-helix transcriptional regulator, producing the protein MFTEENKKKIKDCACRNLRMTTRVTTLYYDKAFQPIGLKSTQFALLADIASRESSTIGELSEILLMDQTTVTRSIEVLRKNGFIEVRAAEDDARKRCISITERGTAKLRQAIPLWKEAQNKIIEEIGEEKYNDFLDTLAQIQSFV; encoded by the coding sequence ATGTTTACTGAAGAGAATAAAAAGAAAATAAAAGATTGCGCTTGTAGAAATTTAAGAATGACAACTAGAGTAACAACTCTCTATTATGATAAAGCATTTCAACCGATTGGATTAAAGTCAACACAATTCGCCTTGTTAGCGGACATCGCTTCTCGTGAGTCTAGTACAATAGGTGAATTGTCAGAAATATTATTAATGGATCAGACAACCGTAACTCGTAGCATAGAGGTTTTAAGAAAGAATGGATTCATAGAGGTAAGAGCTGCAGAGGATGATGCGAGAAAGAGATGTATATCTATAACAGAAAGAGGAACTGCAAAACTAAGGCAAGCAATACCTTTATGGAAAGAAGCTCAAAATAAGATTATAGAGGAAATCGGTGAGGAAAAATATAATGATTTCTTAGACACCTTGGCTCAAATACAAAGCTTTGTATAA
- a CDS encoding AraC family transcriptional regulator, with amino-acid sequence MIKVNIGGCNNHHPQNFVVRHVEGSKDYLLLITKSETSFSIDGNEYETPPGTMVLFDKNVPSNYRNKSGEYINDWLHFDFEGEKPPFEELNIVLNKPVVLNDITSLSLILNLIINEMHSKSPYKEDILDHYVKILLYKLSEQLQNKNDSIKSLPLYQKLLELRAKIYNNPQEKWTITRMCKELKVSPSYMQHIYKHTFQTSCMNDVINARIEQAKFYLLQSVLGIRTIAENCGYESDIHFSRQFKRFTGMSPRDYRDNMILK; translated from the coding sequence ATGATAAAGGTAAATATAGGAGGGTGTAACAATCATCATCCTCAGAATTTTGTGGTAAGGCATGTTGAAGGTAGTAAGGATTATTTGCTACTAATCACAAAGTCAGAAACCTCTTTTTCAATTGATGGAAATGAATATGAGACACCTCCTGGGACCATGGTATTATTTGATAAAAACGTACCTTCAAACTATAGAAATAAAAGTGGTGAATATATAAATGACTGGCTGCACTTTGATTTTGAGGGGGAAAAGCCACCTTTTGAAGAACTGAATATTGTTTTAAACAAACCAGTGGTTCTAAATGATATTACGTCTCTATCTTTGATTCTAAATTTAATCATTAATGAAATGCATTCTAAAAGTCCTTACAAGGAGGATATTTTAGATCATTACGTAAAAATACTACTATATAAGCTTTCTGAGCAGCTCCAAAATAAAAACGATTCTATAAAGTCACTGCCTTTGTATCAGAAATTATTGGAACTAAGAGCTAAGATTTATAATAATCCGCAGGAGAAGTGGACTATTACTAGAATGTGCAAGGAGCTCAAGGTTAGTCCTTCTTATATGCAGCACATTTACAAACATACATTTCAGACAAGCTGTATGAATGACGTGATTAATGCTAGAATAGAGCAGGCTAAGTTCTATCTTTTACAGTCTGTGCTTGGCATCAGAACTATTGCTGAGAATTGCGGATATGAAAGCGATATTCATTTTTCAAGACAGTTTAAGAGATTTACTGGTATGTCACCAAGGGATTATCGGGATAACATGATATTAAAATAA
- a CDS encoding glycoside hydrolase family 43 protein, with the protein MKYNNPIIKGFYPDPSVCKVEDTYYLVCSSFQYFPGVPLFESKDLINWKQIGHCLTRKSQVQLEKVNSSGGVFAPTIRYNNGRFYMTTTNNTTNQNFYVYTDDIYGEWSEPIFVDQGGIDPSFYFEEDKTYFMSTKADENGVNGIYQCEINIETGGRLTESKVIWQGSGGRYLESPHLYKINGHYYLMVAEGGTEYGHMITYARSNSPYGVFEAYPHNPVLTNRNLGGYEIQGIGHGDLIEDNSGNWWLLHLGFRQIDKWAMYHHLGREVFMTEVTFQEDGWFRAGHNGTTLKNIDSDRISDEVVQMDKRSYTFENTEWDKDWCYLRHPHNENYIFEKSMLNLKGTEITLDEAASPTFIGLRQKDFKAVISCDVSITDGEAGITLYMDEDHHYDLAIRKSDRGYEVIERLNIGDIKSVENTAALKNNKASLVIQANNNFYSFYLKLEDKEILIGTAKTRYLSTEVASGFTGVIIGLYAYGGNCSEYAKFTNFKCEYM; encoded by the coding sequence ATGAAATATAATAATCCAATTATAAAAGGTTTTTATCCAGATCCAAGCGTTTGTAAGGTAGAGGATACCTATTATCTTGTATGTAGTTCCTTTCAATACTTTCCTGGAGTTCCTCTTTTCGAAAGTAAGGATCTTATCAACTGGAAGCAGATAGGCCACTGTCTCACAAGAAAAAGTCAGGTTCAGCTGGAAAAGGTAAATAGCTCTGGTGGAGTTTTTGCTCCAACCATAAGATACAATAATGGACGTTTCTATATGACTACTACAAACAATACAACAAATCAAAATTTTTATGTATACACTGATGATATTTACGGAGAATGGTCCGAGCCCATTTTTGTAGATCAAGGAGGGATCGATCCTTCTTTTTACTTTGAAGAAGATAAAACATATTTTATGAGCACCAAAGCTGATGAAAATGGAGTTAATGGCATATATCAGTGTGAAATTAATATTGAAACTGGTGGAAGGCTCACAGAAAGCAAAGTGATATGGCAGGGATCAGGTGGTCGTTATCTTGAAAGTCCTCATCTATATAAGATAAATGGACACTATTACCTCATGGTAGCAGAAGGGGGAACTGAATATGGTCATATGATAACCTATGCACGTAGTAATTCTCCTTATGGGGTTTTTGAGGCGTATCCTCATAACCCGGTGCTCACAAATCGTAATCTAGGAGGTTATGAAATACAGGGAATAGGTCATGGAGACCTTATTGAGGATAACAGTGGAAATTGGTGGTTGCTTCATCTAGGTTTCCGTCAAATAGATAAGTGGGCAATGTATCATCATTTAGGACGTGAAGTATTCATGACTGAGGTGACTTTTCAGGAAGATGGATGGTTTAGGGCAGGGCATAATGGTACAACCTTGAAGAACATTGATTCAGATCGAATAAGTGATGAAGTGGTACAGATGGACAAAAGATCTTATACCTTCGAAAACACAGAATGGGATAAGGATTGGTGCTATCTACGACATCCTCACAATGAAAATTATATCTTTGAGAAAAGTATGTTGAATCTAAAAGGAACAGAAATAACTCTTGATGAAGCAGCTTCTCCAACTTTTATAGGACTTCGTCAGAAGGATTTTAAAGCAGTAATTTCCTGCGATGTATCTATTACTGATGGTGAGGCAGGTATCACACTATATATGGATGAAGATCATCACTATGATCTAGCTATACGTAAGAGTGATAGAGGATACGAAGTTATTGAAAGGTTAAATATAGGTGATATTAAGTCCGTAGAAAACACTGCAGCTTTAAAAAACAATAAAGCCTCACTGGTTATCCAAGCAAATAATAATTTCTACAGCTTTTATCTTAAATTAGAGGATAAAGAAATTCTTATAGGAACAGCAAAAACTAGATACTTATCAACTGAAGTTGCCAGTGGCTTCACTGGAGTTATCATAGGCTTATACGCATATGGAGGAAACTGTAGTGAATATGCTAAGTTTACGAACTTTAAATGCGAATATATGTAA